A window from Gorilla gorilla gorilla isolate KB3781 chromosome 21, NHGRI_mGorGor1-v2.1_pri, whole genome shotgun sequence encodes these proteins:
- the TUBB1 gene encoding tubulin beta-1 chain isoform X2 translates to MREIVHIQIGQCGNQIGAKFWEMIGEEHGIDLAGSDRGASALQLERISVYYNEAYGRKYVPRAVLVDLEPGTMDSIRSSKLGALFQPDSFVHGNSGAGNNWAKGHYTEGAELIENVLEVVRHESESCDCLQGFQIVHSLGGGTGSGMGTLLMNKIREEYPDRIMNSFSVMPSPKVSDTVVEPYNAVLSIHQLIENADACFCIDNEALYDICFRTLKLTTPTYGDLNHLVSLTMSGITTSLRFPGQLNADLRKLAVNMVPFPRLHFFMPGFAPLTAQGSQQYRALSVAELTQQMFDARNTMAACDPRRGRYLTVACIFRGKMSTKEVDQQLLSVQTRNSSCFVEWIPNNVKVAVCDIPPRGLSMAATFIGNNTAIQEIFNRVSEHFSAMFKRKAFVHWYTSEGMDINEFGEAENNIHDLVSEYQQFQDAKAALEEDEEVMEEAEMEPEDKGH, encoded by the exons ATGCGTGAAATTGTCCATATTCAGATTGGCCAGTGTGGCAACCAGATCGGAGCCAAG TTCTGGGAGATGATTGGTGAGGAACACGGGATCGACTTGGCTGGGAGCGACCGCGGGGCCTCGGCCTTGCAGCTGGAGAGAATCAGCGTGTACTACAATGAAGCCTACG GTAGGAAATATGTGCCCCGAGCAGTCTTGGTGGACCTAGAACCTGGGACGATGGACAGCATTCGATCTAGCAAATTAGGAGCTCTCTTTCAACCCGACAGTTTTGTCCATG GTAACTCTGGGGCTGGCAACAACTGGGCCAAAGGCCACTACACGGAGGGAGCCGAGCTGATCGAGAATGTCCTAGAGGTGGTGAGGCACGAGAGTGAGAGCTGTGACTGCCTGCAGGGCTTCCAGATCGTCCACTCCCTGGGCGGGGGCACAGGCTCCGGGATGGGCACTCTGCTCATGAACAAGATTAGAGAGGAGTACCCGGACCGGATCATGAATTCCTTCAGCGTCATGCCTTCTCCCAAGGTGTCGGACACGGTGGTGGAGCCCTACAACGCGGTTCTGTCCATCCACCAGCTGATTGAGAATGCAGATGCCTGTTTCTGCATTGACAATGAGGCCCTCTATGACATCTGCTTCCGTACCCTGAAGCTGACGACACCCACCTATGGGGATCTCAACCACCTAGTGTCCTTGACCATGAGCGGCATAACCACCTCCCTCCGGTTCCCGGGTCAGCTCAACGCAGACCTGCGCAAGCTGGCGGTGAACATGGTCCCCTTCCCCCGCCTGCACTTCTTTATGCCCGGCTTTGCCCCACTCACGGCCCAGGGCAGCCAGCAGTACCGAGCCCTCTCCGTGGCCGAGCTCACCCAGCAGATGTTCGATGCCCGCAATACCATGGCTGCCTGTGACCCCCGCCGTGGCCGCTACCTCACAGTGGCCTGCATTTTCCGGGGCAAGATGTCCACCAAGGAAGTGGACCAGCAACTGCTCTCCGTGCAGACCAGAAACAGCAGCTGCTTTGTGGAGTGGATTCCCAACAACGTCAAGGTGGCTGTCTGCGACATCCCGCCCCGGGGGCTGAGCATGGCCGCCACCTTCATTGGCAACAACACGGCCATCCAGGAGATCTTTAATAGGGTCTCTGAGCATTTCTCAGCCATGTTCAAAAGGAAAGCTTTTGTGCACTGGTACACCAGCGAAGGGATGGACATAAACGAATTTGGGGAAGCTGAAAATAACATCCATGATTTGGTATCCGAGTACCAACAATTTCAAGATGCCAAAGCAGCTCTAGAGGAAGATGAAGAGGTCATGGAGGAGGCAGAAATGGAGCCAGAAGATAAGGGACATTAA
- the TUBB1 gene encoding tubulin beta-1 chain isoform X1: MIGEEHGIDLAGSDRGASALQLERISVYYNEAYGRKYVPRAVLVDLEPGTMDSIRSSKLGALFQPDSFVHGNSGAGNNWAKGHYTEGAELIENVLEVVRHESESCDCLQGFQIVHSLGGGTGSGMGTLLMNKIREEYPDRIMNSFSVMPSPKVSDTVVEPYNAVLSIHQLIENADACFCIDNEALYDICFRTLKLTTPTYGDLNHLVSLTMSGITTSLRFPGQLNADLRKLAVNMVPFPRLHFFMPGFAPLTAQGSQQYRALSVAELTQQMFDARNTMAACDPRRGRYLTVACIFRGKMSTKEVDQQLLSVQTRNSSCFVEWIPNNVKVAVCDIPPRGLSMAATFIGNNTAIQEIFNRVSEHFSAMFKRKAFVHWYTSEGMDINEFGEAENNIHDLVSEYQQFQDAKAALEEDEEVMEEAEMEPEDKGH, translated from the exons ATGATTGGTGAGGAACACGGGATCGACTTGGCTGGGAGCGACCGCGGGGCCTCGGCCTTGCAGCTGGAGAGAATCAGCGTGTACTACAATGAAGCCTACG GTAGGAAATATGTGCCCCGAGCAGTCTTGGTGGACCTAGAACCTGGGACGATGGACAGCATTCGATCTAGCAAATTAGGAGCTCTCTTTCAACCCGACAGTTTTGTCCATG GTAACTCTGGGGCTGGCAACAACTGGGCCAAAGGCCACTACACGGAGGGAGCCGAGCTGATCGAGAATGTCCTAGAGGTGGTGAGGCACGAGAGTGAGAGCTGTGACTGCCTGCAGGGCTTCCAGATCGTCCACTCCCTGGGCGGGGGCACAGGCTCCGGGATGGGCACTCTGCTCATGAACAAGATTAGAGAGGAGTACCCGGACCGGATCATGAATTCCTTCAGCGTCATGCCTTCTCCCAAGGTGTCGGACACGGTGGTGGAGCCCTACAACGCGGTTCTGTCCATCCACCAGCTGATTGAGAATGCAGATGCCTGTTTCTGCATTGACAATGAGGCCCTCTATGACATCTGCTTCCGTACCCTGAAGCTGACGACACCCACCTATGGGGATCTCAACCACCTAGTGTCCTTGACCATGAGCGGCATAACCACCTCCCTCCGGTTCCCGGGTCAGCTCAACGCAGACCTGCGCAAGCTGGCGGTGAACATGGTCCCCTTCCCCCGCCTGCACTTCTTTATGCCCGGCTTTGCCCCACTCACGGCCCAGGGCAGCCAGCAGTACCGAGCCCTCTCCGTGGCCGAGCTCACCCAGCAGATGTTCGATGCCCGCAATACCATGGCTGCCTGTGACCCCCGCCGTGGCCGCTACCTCACAGTGGCCTGCATTTTCCGGGGCAAGATGTCCACCAAGGAAGTGGACCAGCAACTGCTCTCCGTGCAGACCAGAAACAGCAGCTGCTTTGTGGAGTGGATTCCCAACAACGTCAAGGTGGCTGTCTGCGACATCCCGCCCCGGGGGCTGAGCATGGCCGCCACCTTCATTGGCAACAACACGGCCATCCAGGAGATCTTTAATAGGGTCTCTGAGCATTTCTCAGCCATGTTCAAAAGGAAAGCTTTTGTGCACTGGTACACCAGCGAAGGGATGGACATAAACGAATTTGGGGAAGCTGAAAATAACATCCATGATTTGGTATCCGAGTACCAACAATTTCAAGATGCCAAAGCAGCTCTAGAGGAAGATGAAGAGGTCATGGAGGAGGCAGAAATGGAGCCAGAAGATAAGGGACATTAA